The DNA segment CGCGATCGTGGGACCACCGGTACCCAGCCGCCGGTGTGAGTAGACCGCGACGGTGTCGCTTTCACCGAGGATGTGCAGGATCTCGACGTCGAGGTCGCGTAGCGGCACCGCCGTCACGGCCGCGAGCCATTCGGTTTTCGTCGTGCTCGTGCCGTCAGGGCGATGATGGATGAAATCGTCGTGGAGTGCCGACGCGAGCGCGTCGACGTTGCCCGTTTTGACGACTCCGGACAGTGCGTCGACGACGATGGTCTTGTTGTCGGTGGTCATGGCATCGAGTCTTTCGGGCAGGGGTTCTCGTTGTCGATGAAATCCGATTTCATGGATTCCGGCGGAAATCCTCGTACGATCGGGATCATGTCGGCTGTCGGTTCTCTCTTGCGCGAATGGCGAAATCGACGGCGGCTCAGTCAGTTGGATCTCGCGAACGCCGCCGAGGTGTCGGCAAGGCACGTCAGTCTGGTCGAGACGGGGAACTCGCGTCCGAGCGCGA comes from the Prauserella marina genome and includes:
- a CDS encoding nuclear transport factor 2 family protein, producing the protein MTTDNKTIVVDALSGVVKTGNVDALASALHDDFIHHRPDGTSTTKTEWLAAVTAVPLRDLDVEILHILGESDTVAVYSHRRLGTGGPTIAVVEIWRFERGLITEGWEIIEPVDEAGAHALWWRAAAH